Proteins from one Capricornis sumatraensis isolate serow.1 chromosome 2, serow.2, whole genome shotgun sequence genomic window:
- the HENMT1 gene encoding small RNA 2'-O-methyltransferase: MSAGVEGDSCTFVSTKLEKSGGRQRVEEDNMECNSMVDGNVEEVPSKKVIKFNPPLYKQRYQFVKNLVEQHQPKKVADLGCGDVCLLAILKYQKCVEELVGVDINEGRLKWNGSKLSPCVGDHLDPRELDLAITLYHGSVLEKDCRLLGFDLAACIELIEHFDSEDLAKFPEVVFGYMSPAMIVISTPNSEFNSLFPCAVFRDSDHKFEWSRMQFQTWALDVASRYNYSVEFTGVGEPPTGAEDVGYCTQIGVFRKKAEAAELAVLEHHGEHVYEVVYTTSYPSLQQINYRRRVVIYLVYREVSRLRRKYQVSLRQDELEAEFVAPGNQTGKFTSDLPVPVLTEDDKAMEMAPQPFCIEDKFYVPLQRIIAYPRLGHLCGNVEKLREFLGDVIELNCDGSAVKVDLNDCSDF, encoded by the exons ATGTCTGCAG GGGTTGAAGGAGACAGCTGCACTTTTGTTTCAACGAAACTTGAAAAGAGTGGAGGAAGACAACGAGTGGAGGAAGACAACATGGAG TGCAATAGTATGGTTGATGGAAACGTTGAAGAAGTTCCCAGTAAGAAGGTAATTAAATTTAATCCTCCATTATACAAACAACGTTACCAATTCGTTAAAAATTTAGTGGAGCAACATCAACCCAAGAAG GTTGCAGACTTGGGGTGTGGTGATGTTTGCCTCTTAGCGATCTTAAAATACCAAAAGTGCGTTGAAGAGCTTGTTGGAGTAGATATCAATGAGGGGAGACTTAAGTGGAATGG GTCAAAGCTGTCCCCATGTGTAGGGGATCATCTGGATCCCCGAGAGCTGGATTTAGCGATTACCTTGTATCATGGCTCTGTTTTAGAGAAAGACTGTCGTTTGCTCGGATTTGACTTGGCAGCATGTATTGAATT AATAGAACATTTTGATTCAGAAGATCTGGCGAAGTTTCCTGAAGTTGTCTTTGGGTACATGTCTCCAGCCATGATTGTCATCAGCACACCAAACTCTGAATTCAATTCCCTGTTTCCATGTGCAGTCTTTCGAGATTCAGATCACAAATTTGAGTGGAGCAGAATGCAGTTTCAGACCTG GGCTTTAGATGTGGCCAGTCGCTACAATTACTCGGTGGAGTTTACTGGTGTGGGGGAACCACCTACAGGAGCTGAGGATGTTGGCTATTGTACCCAGATAGGGGTCTTCCGGAAAAAAGCAGAAGCAGCTGAACTGGCTGTTTTGGAGCATCATGGAGAACATGTTTATGAAGTT GTTTATACAACCTCATACCCAAGTTTACAGCAAATAAATTACCGTAGACGTGTGGTGATTTATCTAGTGTACCGAGAAGTGAGCAGATTGAGACGGAAATACCAAGTGAGTTTGAGACAGGATGAACTGGAGGCTGAGTTCGtagcccctggcaaccagacAGGAAAATTCACCTCAGACCTTCCAGTTCCAGTACTCACTGAAGATGACAAAGCCATGGAGATGGCTCCCCAACCTTTCTGTATTGAAGATAAGTTTTACGTACCCCTGCAAAGAATCATTGCTTATCCCAGGCTGGGGCACTTATGCGGTAATGTAGAGAAGCTGAGAGAGTTCCTTGGTGacgtgattgaactgaactgtgatggtTCTGCGGTGAAGGTTGACTTGAACGATTGTAGTGACTTTTGA